Proteins encoded together in one Cataglyphis hispanica isolate Lineage 1 chromosome 17, ULB_Chis1_1.0, whole genome shotgun sequence window:
- the LOC126855870 gene encoding alpha-(1,6)-fucosyltransferase: MLAICSGRPGWLGKIGIVLLVTWFLILIISIIHIFKLNSLSSRDANTANKENTQRLAQMVNDFEILKKQNDALKNYILGEGPKSIKGDHLGSIQDKIGKASAYYLIEPDLIEHRDGLQHGVPSLEHEELRRRLRNDIQETWYYISAELNKFKKHIDEFTYDQREKEIQDVLKNVWEHKKSLIINIDKLKKVDGYEEWREKEAKDLSDLVQRRFRYLQNPADCNKAKKLICSLNKGCGFGCQIHHITYCFLVAYGTERTLIIKSKGWRYHKDGWESVFKPLSDTCVSTTGVSHSNWPGDPSKQVISLPIVDNVYPKPKFQPPSVPADLAPRLEKIHGHPLVWWVGQVLKYLMRPQDHVKRTLEKAKERLGFKKPIVGIHVRRTDKVGTEAAYHDIDEYMTKVEQYFDELEIKPDVKRVFLASDDPKVITTARKRYTNYEIIGDPDIAETASVAKRYSDTSLQGIIIDIHLLSECDYLVCTFSSQVCRVAYELMQTFYVDAYDRFTSLDDIYYYGGQNAHPHIAILDHKPRKNGELELKIGDLIEVFGNHWDGFSKGYNTRTSMTGLFPSFKVKNPVDAVDFPKYANVPLLEDKTD; encoded by the exons ATGCTAGCGATTTGTTCAGGACGACCTGGTTGGCTAGGGAAGATTGGAATAGTATTATTGGTCACATGGTTtttgatattgattatatccatcattcatatatttaagttgAATTCTTTGTCAAGCCGAGATGCTAATACTGCCAATAAAGAGAATACACAACGCCTAGCACAAATGGTTAACGACTTTGAAATTCTAAAGAAGCAAAACGATGCATTAAAGAACTACATATTAGG AGAAGGACCAAAATCTATAAAAGGCGATCATTTAGGTTCCATACAAGATAAGATTGGGAAAGCATCAGCCTATTATCTGATAGAGCCTGATCTGATAGAACATCGAGATGGATTACAGCATGGTGTTCCTTCCTTAGAACACGAAGAACTGCGACGGCGATTGAGGAATGATATTCAAGAGACatg GTATTATATTAGTGccgaattaaacaaatttaaaaagcacATTGATGAATTTACATATgatcagagagagaaagagatacaaGATGTACTGAAAAATGTATGGGAACACAAAAAGtcacttataataaatatcgataaattaaagaaagtagATGGTTATGAGGAATGGCGGGAAAAGGAAGCAAAAGATTTATCTGATCTAGTTCAGAGAAGATTTAg gtATCTACAAAATCCTGCCGATTGTAATAAAGCAAAGAAATTGATATGTAGTTTAAATAAAGGATGCGGTTTTGGCTGCcaa ATTCATCACATCACATATTGCTTTCTAGTAGCTTATGGTACAGAACGgacattgataataaaatctaaaggATGGAGGTATCATAAGGATGGCTGGGAATCTGTATTCAAACCTCTCAGCGATACTTGTGTGTCTACAACAGGTGTTTCACATTCCAATTGGCCTGGTGATCCTTCTAAACAAGTAATATCCCTACCAATAGTAGACAATGTTTATCCAAAACCAAAGTTCCAGCCACCTAGTGTACCTGCTGACTTAGCACCAAGATTAGAGAAGATTCATGGTCATCCTCTAGTTTGGTGGGTAGGACAGGTATTGAAATACTTGATGCGACCTCAAGATCACGTGAAACGAACATTAGAGAAGGCAAAAGAGAGACTTGGTTTTAAGAAACCTATTGTTGGTATTCATGTACGTAGGACTGATAAAGTAGGTACAGAGGCAGCTTATCATGACATAGATGAATATATGACTAAAGTGGAACAATATTTCGATGAGCTTGAAATCAAGCCAGATGTAAAGAGGGTCTTTTTAGCTAGCGATGATCCAAAAGTGATAACAACAGCTAGAAAACGTTATAcaaattacgaaataatagGCGATCCGGATATCGCCGAAACAGCGTCTGTAGCAAAGCGATATTCAGATACTTCGTTGCAAggaataattatcgatattcaTCTTCTATCTGAATGTGACTATTTGGTGTGCACATTCAGTTCTCAAGTGTGTCGTGTCGCCTATGAGTTAATGCAAACCTTTTATGTTGATGCATATGATAGATTTACATCTCTcgacgatatatattattatgggGGACAAAATGCCCATCCCCACATAGCTATTTTAGATCACAAACCGAGAAAAAATGGGGAATTAGAATTGAAGATCGGAGACTTGATCGAAGTCTTTGGAAATCATTGGGATGGTTTCTCCAAGGGATACAACACTAGAACTAGCATGACAGGATTATTTCCTAGTTTCAAAGTTAAAAATCCCGTTGATGCTGTAGATTTTCCAAAATATGCGAATGTTCCTCTGCTGGAAGATAAaaccgattaa